ACGTTGCGCCAGTCTCGCCGGCAGCGCGATCGCGCGAATTTCCTGCTGCACTTCGGTGATCTGCTCGCCGAACTGTTTTTCGATCAGCGTGTAGATCGGCACGTGGGTCCGGCCGCTCAGGCCTGCCAACGAGCGGAACGCCGGGTGGATATACACCTCGGTGTGGCAGATCGGCTCGACACTGTCCGGCGAACGGCGAATGCCCTCGGCCAGTAGCCAGGTTTCGCCTGGCTTTGCGCCGAGCCGTTCGAGCAGGTCGGCGTCGTCGATCTCGACGGTCTGCGTCGACGCGATCTCCAACTCCGTGTCGGTCGTATAACGGTGCAGGTCGCTTAGGCGCTCCATCACCTGACGGTATGCGGTTTCGCTCTGCGTGGCCTTCACTCGTGTACCGATGCCGGGCCGCCGGTCCACCAGACCGCGCTGCTCGAGTTGCTTGATCGCCTGCCGCACCGTGAAACGGCTCGCGCCGAACTGCTCGCACAGCTCGAACTCGGTCGGCAGCAACGTGCCAATGGGAAACTGCCCGCCCTGAATCTCGTTCAGGAGCGTCTGTGCCAGTTGCATGTAGCGCGGCTGTTGCCCAAGGACTGTCGTGGCCATCTGGATGTGCAAAGAAGTGGAAGAGCGGACGGTTGCCCGCCCGGCCTTATTGCACCACACCCGCCTCCCTCAGCAAAGCGATCCTTTCCGCGCTGTAGCCCAATTCGTCGAGCAGACGCTGCGTGTCCTGCCCGAGATCCGGCGCGGCGCGCGTCGGCAGCGGCTCGTCGACCCGCACCGGCGCGGCCACGCCACGCACCTTGCCGAAGCGCGGGTGCTCGGCATCCACCACGCATTCACGTTCGGCGACGAAAGGATTCTCCAGCGCCTGCTTGACGTCGAACACCGGCGCGGCCGGCACGCGGCCGCCGAAGCGTTCGAGCCATTGCGCGGTGGTCGCAGTCGAGAGCACTGCGTCGAGTTCAGTCTGCACCAGCTCGCGATTCGCAAGGCGCGCCTGGAAGTTGCAAAAGCGCGGATCGGTCACCCACGACGGTTTGCCGATCACTTCGGCGAGCACGCCCCAGAATTTCTCCTTGTTGCACATCAGGAAGATCCAGCCGTCCTGTGTCTTGTACAACTGGCTCGGC
The nucleotide sequence above comes from Paraburkholderia sp. FT54. Encoded proteins:
- a CDS encoding GntR family transcriptional regulator is translated as MATTVLGQQPRYMQLAQTLLNEIQGGQFPIGTLLPTEFELCEQFGASRFTVRQAIKQLEQRGLVDRRPGIGTRVKATQSETAYRQVMERLSDLHRYTTDTELEIASTQTVEIDDADLLERLGAKPGETWLLAEGIRRSPDSVEPICHTEVYIHPAFRSLAGLSGRTHVPIYTLIEKQFGEQITEVQQEIRAIALPARLAQRLNAKPRSPALWLCRRYLNRRAQVVELTISVHPADRYSYSETFQRDWHAN